From Bifidobacterium longum subsp. longum JCM 1217, one genomic window encodes:
- the alaS gene encoding alanine--tRNA ligase, with protein sequence MRTADIAKRYLDYFAKHDHLIVPSASLISPNPTTLFTIAGMVPFIPYLMGEQTPPKRRMASNQKCVRTLDIDEVGKTTRHGTFFQMLGNFSFGDYFKEEAIHYAWELLTTSQDEGGYGFDPEKLWMTTFTDDDEARSMWINEGVDPEHIQKMGMEDNFWTTGGPGPGGPCSEIYVDRGPAFGKEGGPIADENRYIEIWDLVFENYEVDNVKSKTDLHIVGELENKNIDTGAGLERLAYLLQGKNNIYETDEVFPVIEAAEQLSGLKYGENEDADVRFRVVADHVRSALMIMSDGVRPSNVGRGYVLRRLLRRTVRSMRMLGVTDPVLPTLFPTSKAAMEASYPELNDTFHEVSESAYGEEDAFRRTLETGTTILDVAVNKAKSDSAEPVVAGEDAFKLHDTYGFPIELTLEMAAEQGVKVDEAKFRELMAEQKSRARADALKKRHNVDLSVYDDFKKTLVSPIDFLGYTDMSARAKVIGIMQEGKGSVPAVTGPANVEVILDRTPFYAEAGGQLADQGEILSDDGAVLEVDDVQKPIKDLIVHQCRLTEGTLVVGAEVNANIDLARRGAIARSHTATHMVHKALREELGPQATQRGSEDAPNRLRFDFQWSKAPAKSVISAVEERVNDKLRDNLAVTTKEMKFDDAIALGAMHLFGEKYGDIVRVVSIGEDGWSRELCGGTHVDHVGKIGMVNILSEASIGSGVRRVDAVVGQGAYDFNAREHALVSQLSDKLNARPDELAERVNALLAKLKESDRRLASMYESQLAASVPALVADTKNSAAPVKVAVKNVGHFGAVDALRKTVLDVRAQLGEDAPVVVALAGVNEDDKPMVAVATNEAARKAGIKAGDLVRGAAKVLGGGGGGKPDFAQGGGVDASKIDEALEALKHEAQKA encoded by the coding sequence ATGCGCACTGCGGACATCGCAAAGCGATACCTCGATTATTTTGCCAAGCACGACCATCTCATCGTGCCCTCGGCATCCCTGATTTCCCCGAACCCCACCACGCTTTTCACCATCGCCGGCATGGTGCCGTTCATCCCGTACCTGATGGGTGAGCAGACCCCGCCGAAGCGCCGCATGGCCTCCAACCAGAAGTGCGTGCGTACGCTCGACATCGACGAGGTCGGCAAGACCACCCGCCACGGCACCTTCTTCCAGATGCTCGGCAACTTCTCCTTCGGCGACTACTTCAAGGAAGAGGCCATCCACTACGCCTGGGAGCTGCTCACCACCTCGCAGGATGAGGGCGGCTACGGCTTTGACCCCGAGAAGCTGTGGATGACCACGTTCACCGACGATGACGAAGCCCGTTCCATGTGGATCAACGAGGGCGTGGACCCCGAGCACATCCAGAAGATGGGCATGGAAGACAACTTTTGGACCACCGGTGGCCCCGGACCCGGCGGCCCCTGCTCCGAAATCTACGTGGACCGCGGCCCCGCCTTCGGCAAGGAAGGCGGCCCGATTGCCGACGAGAACCGCTACATCGAGATCTGGGACCTCGTGTTCGAGAACTACGAGGTCGACAACGTCAAGTCCAAGACCGACCTGCACATCGTGGGCGAGCTTGAGAACAAGAACATCGATACCGGTGCCGGCTTGGAACGTCTGGCCTACCTGCTGCAGGGCAAGAACAACATCTACGAGACCGATGAGGTCTTCCCGGTCATCGAGGCCGCCGAGCAGCTCTCCGGCCTGAAGTACGGCGAGAACGAGGACGCCGACGTGCGCTTCCGCGTGGTCGCTGACCACGTGCGCTCCGCCCTGATGATCATGTCCGACGGCGTGCGCCCGTCCAACGTGGGCCGTGGCTACGTGCTGCGCCGCCTGCTGCGCCGCACCGTGCGCTCCATGCGCATGCTCGGCGTGACCGATCCGGTGCTGCCCACCCTCTTCCCGACCTCCAAGGCCGCCATGGAGGCCAGCTACCCGGAGCTCAACGACACCTTCCATGAGGTGTCCGAATCCGCGTATGGCGAGGAAGACGCCTTCCGCCGCACCCTTGAGACCGGCACCACGATTCTCGACGTGGCCGTCAACAAGGCCAAGAGCGATTCCGCCGAGCCCGTCGTGGCCGGCGAGGACGCCTTCAAGCTGCACGACACCTACGGCTTCCCGATTGAGCTGACCCTCGAGATGGCCGCCGAACAGGGCGTGAAGGTGGACGAGGCCAAGTTCCGCGAACTCATGGCCGAGCAGAAGTCCCGCGCCCGCGCCGACGCCCTCAAGAAGCGTCACAACGTGGATCTTTCCGTTTACGACGACTTCAAGAAGACGCTCGTCAGCCCGATCGACTTCCTCGGCTACACCGACATGTCCGCCCGCGCCAAGGTGATCGGCATCATGCAGGAAGGCAAGGGTTCCGTGCCCGCCGTGACCGGCCCGGCCAACGTCGAGGTCATCCTCGACCGCACCCCGTTCTACGCGGAGGCCGGCGGCCAGCTCGCCGACCAGGGCGAGATCCTGTCCGACGACGGCGCCGTGCTCGAAGTCGACGATGTGCAGAAGCCCATCAAGGACCTCATCGTCCACCAGTGCCGTCTGACCGAAGGCACGCTGGTCGTCGGCGCCGAAGTCAACGCCAACATCGACCTGGCCCGCCGTGGCGCCATCGCCCGCTCGCACACCGCCACGCACATGGTGCACAAGGCGCTGCGTGAGGAGCTGGGCCCGCAGGCCACCCAGCGCGGCTCCGAAGACGCCCCGAACCGTCTGCGCTTCGACTTCCAGTGGTCCAAGGCCCCGGCCAAGTCCGTGATCTCCGCAGTCGAGGAGCGCGTCAACGACAAGCTGCGCGACAACCTCGCCGTGACCACCAAGGAAATGAAGTTCGACGACGCCATCGCCCTCGGTGCCATGCACCTGTTCGGCGAGAAGTACGGCGACATCGTACGTGTGGTCTCCATCGGCGAAGACGGCTGGAGCCGCGAGCTGTGTGGTGGTACCCACGTGGACCACGTCGGCAAGATCGGCATGGTCAACATCCTGTCCGAAGCCTCCATCGGCTCCGGCGTGCGTCGTGTCGACGCCGTCGTGGGCCAGGGTGCCTATGACTTCAACGCTCGTGAGCACGCGCTGGTCTCCCAGCTGTCCGACAAGCTCAACGCTCGTCCGGACGAGCTCGCCGAGCGTGTGAACGCCCTGCTCGCCAAGCTCAAGGAATCCGATCGTCGCTTGGCCTCCATGTACGAGTCCCAGCTGGCCGCCTCGGTTCCGGCGCTGGTTGCTGACACCAAGAACTCCGCGGCCCCGGTCAAGGTGGCCGTCAAGAACGTGGGCCACTTTGGCGCGGTCGATGCCCTGCGCAAGACCGTACTCGACGTGCGCGCCCAGCTCGGTGAAGACGCCCCCGTGGTGGTGGCCCTTGCCGGCGTGAACGAGGATGACAAGCCGATGGTCGCCGTGGCCACCAACGAGGCCGCCCGCAAGGCCGGCATCAAGGCCGGTGATCTGGTGCGTGGCGCAGCCAAGGTCCTCGGCGGCGGTGGCGGCGGCAAGCCGGACTTCGCCCAGGGTGGCGGTGTCGATGCCTCCAAGATCGACGAGGCCCTCGAAGCGCTCAAGCACGAGGCGCAGAAAGCCTGA
- the ruvX gene encoding Holliday junction resolvase RuvX: MVWLGVDLGNARVGLALSDPELTFAHPAGNIHVAGDYFFAIDEVLNVIEDEHVDHVIVGLPLQMDGTEGKSAKKARRWAANLEKRLQAESEDSDSTEYQIPQVSLIDERLTTVSAHRQLFEAHKASNKHRPVVDQQSAVVILQTALDRTREQ; encoded by the coding sequence GTGGTGTGGTTAGGCGTTGATTTGGGTAATGCCCGGGTCGGACTGGCACTGTCCGACCCGGAGCTTACCTTTGCACATCCTGCTGGCAACATTCATGTTGCCGGCGACTATTTCTTTGCTATTGACGAGGTCCTGAACGTCATCGAAGACGAACATGTGGACCATGTAATCGTCGGACTGCCCCTGCAGATGGACGGTACAGAAGGCAAAAGCGCCAAAAAAGCGCGCAGGTGGGCGGCCAATCTGGAGAAGAGGCTGCAAGCAGAGAGTGAAGACAGTGATTCTACGGAGTATCAGATTCCGCAGGTATCATTGATAGATGAGAGATTGACAACAGTCAGTGCGCATCGTCAGCTGTTCGAGGCCCATAAAGCTTCGAACAAGCACAGGCCGGTGGTTGACCAGCAGTCGGCAGTGGTGATTTTGCAGACGGCACTCGACCGTACCCGGGAGCAGTGA